The Streptomyces sp. NBC_01275 genome has a segment encoding these proteins:
- a CDS encoding TetR/AcrR family transcriptional regulator, with amino-acid sequence MAEHRSMQRAALLDAARSLLSEGGTEALTFPALAERTGLARSSVYEYFRSRAAVVEELCEVDFPVWAAEVEAGMASAEGAEAKVEAYVRRQLALVGDRRHRAVVAISASELDAGAREKIRAAHGGLVAMIVDALRDMGHAEPRLAAMLVQGVVDAAVRRIELGAAEDPAAITDATVSMVLRGVLG; translated from the coding sequence GTGGCCGAGCACCGGTCGATGCAGCGTGCCGCCCTGCTGGACGCGGCACGCTCCCTGCTGTCCGAGGGCGGGACGGAGGCGCTGACCTTCCCGGCCCTCGCCGAGCGGACGGGCCTCGCGCGTTCGTCCGTCTACGAGTACTTCCGGTCGCGAGCGGCCGTGGTCGAGGAGCTGTGCGAGGTCGACTTCCCCGTGTGGGCGGCGGAGGTCGAGGCGGGGATGGCCTCGGCCGAGGGGGCCGAGGCCAAGGTCGAGGCCTATGTGCGGCGACAGCTGGCGCTGGTGGGCGACCGCCGGCACCGGGCGGTCGTGGCGATCTCGGCGAGCGAGCTGGACGCGGGGGCCCGGGAGAAGATCCGCGCGGCGCACGGCGGACTCGTCGCGATGATCGTCGACGCACTGCGCGACATGGGCCACGCGGAGCCCCGGCTGGCGGCGATGCTGGTGCAGGGCGTGGTCGACGCGGCCGTCCGCAGAATCGAACTGGGTGCGGCGGAGGACCCCGCCGCGATCACCGACGCCACGGTGTCGATGGTCCTACGGGGTGTTCTGGGCTGA
- a CDS encoding M23 family metallopeptidase, which produces MHLYPKRCLGLLLFLSVMTAAATLAWADPTPPPVPPLPPPVPAIARTWPVGVHPPVLRTWEPPATAYARGHRGVDLAAAPGAAVRTVAAGRVSYAGRVAGRGVVAVELSGTGEPPLRTTYEPVRASVEKGQRVTPGEVIGAVEPTGSHCTATCVHWGLLHADAYLNPLALLPPVLLHRAPSRLLPVLGVPLP; this is translated from the coding sequence ATGCACCTCTATCCGAAGCGCTGCCTGGGCCTGCTGCTGTTCCTGTCGGTCATGACGGCGGCGGCGACCCTGGCCTGGGCGGACCCGACGCCACCGCCCGTCCCACCCCTGCCCCCGCCGGTCCCCGCCATCGCCCGGACCTGGCCGGTGGGCGTCCACCCTCCGGTGCTCCGCACCTGGGAGCCCCCGGCGACCGCGTACGCCCGCGGCCACCGCGGAGTGGACCTGGCGGCCGCGCCCGGCGCTGCGGTGCGCACGGTGGCGGCGGGCCGGGTGTCCTACGCCGGCCGGGTGGCGGGCCGCGGAGTCGTCGCGGTGGAGCTGTCGGGCACCGGCGAACCACCTCTGCGAACGACGTACGAGCCGGTACGGGCGTCGGTGGAGAAGGGGCAGCGGGTCACCCCGGGCGAGGTGATCGGCGCGGTGGAGCCGACGGGCTCCCACTGCACGGCGACGTGCGTCCACTGGGGCCTGCTGCACGCCGACGCCTACCTGAACCCACTCGCCCTGCTGCCCCCGGTCCTCTTGCACAGGGCCCCGTCACGACTGCTGCCGGTACTGGGCGTACCCCTGCCGTAG
- the rpsB gene encoding 30S ribosomal protein S2: MAVVTMRELLESGVHFGHQTRRWNPKMKRFIFTERNGIYIIDLLQSLSYIDRAYEFVKETVAHGGTVMFVGTKKQAQEAIAEQATRVGMPYVNQRWLGGMLTNFSTVYKRLQRLKELELIDFEDVAASGLTKKELLVLSREKAKLEKTLGGIREMSKVPSAVWIVDTKKEHIAVGEARKLNIPVVAILDTNCDPDEVDYKIPGNDDAIRSVTLLTRVIADAVAEGLISRSRVATGDKGEKAAAEPLAEWERDLLEGEKKADEAPAADAPAVAEAPAAEAPAAEAEVVAEAPAAAEAPVADEAPAVEAPAAEGEQA, from the coding sequence ATGGCCGTCGTCACGATGCGGGAGCTGCTGGAAAGCGGCGTCCACTTCGGTCACCAGACCCGTCGCTGGAACCCGAAGATGAAGCGCTTCATCTTCACCGAGCGCAACGGCATCTACATCATCGACCTGCTCCAGTCGCTGTCGTACATCGACCGCGCCTACGAGTTCGTCAAGGAGACCGTCGCCCACGGCGGCACGGTCATGTTCGTCGGCACGAAGAAGCAGGCGCAGGAGGCCATTGCCGAGCAGGCCACCCGCGTCGGCATGCCCTACGTCAACCAGCGCTGGCTGGGCGGCATGCTCACCAACTTCTCCACCGTCTACAAGCGTCTGCAGCGCCTCAAGGAGCTCGAGCTCATCGACTTCGAGGACGTCGCCGCCTCGGGTCTGACGAAGAAGGAGCTCCTGGTCCTCTCCCGCGAGAAGGCCAAGCTGGAGAAGACGCTCGGCGGTATCCGCGAGATGTCCAAGGTTCCCAGCGCCGTCTGGATCGTGGACACCAAGAAGGAGCACATCGCGGTCGGCGAGGCCCGGAAGCTCAACATCCCGGTCGTCGCCATCCTCGACACCAACTGCGACCCCGACGAGGTCGACTACAAGATCCCGGGCAACGACGACGCGATCCGCTCCGTCACCCTGCTCACCCGTGTGATCGCCGACGCGGTCGCCGAGGGTCTCATCTCCCGTTCCCGCGTCGCCACCGGCGACAAGGGCGAGAAGGCCGCGGCCGAGCCGCTCGCCGAGTGGGAGCGCGACCTGCTCGAGGGCGAGAAGAAGGCTGACGAGGCTCCGGCCGCCGACGCTCCGGCCGTCGCCGAGGCCCCCGCTGCCGAGGCCCCCGCTGCCGAGGCCGAGGTCGTCGCCGAGGCTCCGGCCGCCGCCGAGGCCCCGGTCGCCGACGAGGCGCCCGCCGTCGAGGCTCCGGCCGCCGAGGGCGAGCAGGCCTGA
- the tsf gene encoding translation elongation factor Ts, with protein MANYTAADVKKLRELTGAGMMDCKKALDEAEGDVDKAVEELRIKGQKGVAKREGRSAENGAVVSIIADDNSSGVLVELKCETDFVAKGDKFQAVATTIATHVAKTSPADLEALLASEIEAGKTVQAYVDEANATLGEKIVLDRFAQFADGYVSAYMHRTMPDLPPQIGVLVELDKPNAEVAKGIAQHIAAFAPKYLSKEDVPAEVVESERRIAEETTRAEGKPEAAIAKIVEGRLNGFFKDATVLGQPYALDNKKSVQKVLDEAGVTLKRFSRIKVGI; from the coding sequence ATGGCGAACTACACCGCCGCCGACGTCAAGAAGCTCCGCGAGCTCACCGGCGCCGGCATGATGGACTGCAAGAAGGCGCTGGACGAGGCCGAGGGCGACGTCGACAAGGCTGTCGAAGAGCTCCGGATCAAGGGCCAGAAGGGCGTCGCCAAGCGCGAGGGCCGCTCCGCCGAGAACGGCGCGGTGGTCTCGATCATCGCCGACGACAACTCCTCCGGCGTCCTCGTCGAGCTGAAGTGCGAGACGGACTTCGTCGCCAAGGGCGACAAGTTCCAGGCCGTCGCCACCACGATCGCCACGCACGTCGCGAAGACCTCCCCGGCCGACCTCGAGGCGCTGCTCGCCTCCGAGATCGAGGCCGGCAAGACGGTCCAGGCCTACGTCGACGAGGCCAACGCCACCCTCGGCGAGAAGATCGTGCTGGACCGCTTCGCGCAGTTCGCCGACGGCTACGTGAGCGCGTACATGCACCGCACGATGCCCGACCTGCCCCCGCAGATCGGTGTCCTCGTCGAGCTGGACAAGCCCAACGCCGAGGTCGCCAAGGGCATCGCCCAGCACATCGCCGCCTTCGCGCCGAAGTACCTCTCCAAGGAGGACGTGCCGGCCGAGGTCGTCGAGTCCGAGCGCCGTATCGCCGAGGAGACCACCCGCGCCGAGGGCAAGCCCGAGGCCGCGATCGCCAAGATCGTCGAGGGTCGTCTCAACGGCTTCTTCAAGGACGCCACGGTCCTCGGCCAGCCGTACGCGCTGGACAACAAGAAGTCCGTCCAGAAGGTCCTGGACGAGGCCGGTGTCACCCTGAAGCGCTTCTCGCGCATCAAGGTCGGCATCTGA
- the pyrH gene encoding UMP kinase — MTTKAQKSEDGKVSGRFMLKLSGEAFAGGGGLGVDPDVVHKIAREIAAVVRDGAQIAVVIGGGNFFRGAELQQRGMDRARSDYMGMLGTVMNCLALQDFLEKEGIDSRVQTAITMGQVAEPYIPLRAVRHLEKGRVVIFGAGMGMPYFSTDTTAAQRALEIDAEALLMGKNGVDGVYDSDPKTNPEAVKFDALGYGEVITRELKVADATAVTLCRDNKLPILVFELLAEGNIARAVKGEKIGTLVGEQGSRS, encoded by the coding sequence ATGACCACCAAGGCCCAGAAGAGCGAAGACGGCAAAGTGAGCGGCCGGTTCATGCTGAAGCTGTCCGGAGAGGCCTTCGCCGGTGGCGGGGGCCTGGGCGTCGATCCCGACGTGGTGCACAAGATCGCCCGTGAGATCGCGGCCGTCGTCCGCGACGGCGCCCAGATCGCGGTCGTCATCGGCGGCGGCAACTTCTTCCGCGGCGCGGAACTCCAGCAGCGCGGCATGGACCGCGCCCGCTCGGACTACATGGGCATGCTCGGCACGGTCATGAACTGCCTCGCCCTCCAGGACTTCCTGGAGAAGGAAGGCATCGACAGCCGGGTGCAGACCGCCATCACCATGGGCCAGGTCGCCGAGCCGTACATCCCGCTGCGCGCCGTGCGGCACCTGGAGAAGGGCCGTGTGGTCATCTTCGGCGCCGGCATGGGCATGCCGTACTTCTCGACCGACACCACCGCCGCGCAGCGCGCCCTGGAGATCGACGCCGAGGCGCTGCTGATGGGCAAGAACGGCGTGGACGGCGTCTACGACTCCGACCCCAAGACCAACCCGGAGGCCGTCAAGTTCGACGCCCTCGGCTACGGCGAGGTCATCACGCGCGAGCTGAAGGTCGCCGACGCCACCGCCGTCACGCTGTGCCGCGACAACAAGCTCCCGATCCTCGTCTTCGAGCTTCTGGCCGAGGGCAATATCGCTCGCGCCGTCAAGGGTGAGAAGATCGGCACGCTTGTGGGTGAGCAGGGCAGCCGGTCCTGA
- the frr gene encoding ribosome recycling factor, with amino-acid sequence MIEETLLEAEEKMEKAVVVAKEDFAAIRTGRAHPAMFNKIVADYYGAPTPINQLASFSVPEPRMAVVTPFDKTALRNIEQAIRDSDLGVNPSNDGNIIRVVFPELTEERRRDYIKVAKGKGEDAKVSIRAVRRKAKDAIDKLVKDGEVGEDEGRRAEKELDDTTAKYVAQVDELLKHKESELLEV; translated from the coding sequence GTGATCGAAGAGACCCTCCTCGAGGCCGAGGAGAAGATGGAGAAGGCCGTCGTGGTCGCCAAGGAGGACTTCGCCGCGATCCGCACCGGCCGTGCGCACCCGGCGATGTTCAACAAGATCGTGGCCGACTACTACGGTGCGCCGACGCCGATCAACCAGCTGGCTTCGTTCTCGGTGCCGGAACCGCGCATGGCCGTCGTGACCCCGTTCGACAAGACCGCGCTGCGCAACATCGAGCAGGCGATCCGCGACTCCGACCTGGGAGTCAACCCGAGCAACGACGGCAACATCATCCGGGTGGTGTTCCCCGAGCTCACCGAGGAGCGCCGACGCGACTACATCAAGGTCGCCAAGGGCAAGGGCGAGGACGCCAAGGTGTCCATCCGCGCGGTCCGTCGCAAGGCCAAGGACGCGATCGACAAGCTCGTCAAGGACGGCGAGGTCGGCGAGGACGAGGGCCGCCGTGCGGAGAAGGAGCTCGACGACACCACCGCGAAGTACGTCGCCCAGGTGGACGAGCTCCTGAAGCACAAGGAATCGGAGCTGCTCGAGGTCTGA
- a CDS encoding phosphatidate cytidylyltransferase produces MNDSSWGSPPQSGSRAGYWGPVDQGPVQGAAPAGPAYDAPEAQQTRPMPIVPDVPAHGGNQDDDRGAARLGGPLFRDEAFRDETHQDVHPTHRGASGDGTFRHETPSAQPLAAVPQNPEPMPDVPQPAPAPQKKSAGRDLGAAIGVGVGLGVVIVASLFVVKAVFIGVIAVAVVVGLWELTSRLQERKGIKAPLVPLALGGAAMVVAGYVRGPEGAWVAMALTALAVLVWRMTEPPEGYLKDVTAGVFAAFYVPFLATFVALMLTAEDGAFRVMTFLVLTVVSDTGAYAVGWRFGKTKLAPRISPGKTREGLLGAVSFAMVAGALLMQFLIDDGTWWQGLLLGLAVAASATLGDLGESMIKRDLGIKDMGTLLPGHGGIMDRLDSLLPTAPVVWLLLVLFVGSG; encoded by the coding sequence ATGAACGACTCTTCCTGGGGCTCACCGCCGCAATCCGGGTCACGGGCCGGGTACTGGGGGCCCGTCGACCAGGGGCCTGTCCAAGGGGCCGCTCCGGCGGGTCCCGCGTACGATGCGCCTGAGGCGCAGCAGACTCGCCCCATGCCCATCGTCCCCGACGTACCCGCTCACGGCGGAAACCAGGATGACGACCGGGGGGCCGCTCGGCTGGGCGGCCCCTTGTTCCGAGACGAGGCGTTCCGCGACGAGACGCACCAAGACGTGCACCCCACGCACCGTGGCGCGTCCGGTGACGGGACGTTCCGCCACGAGACCCCGTCGGCACAGCCCCTTGCGGCGGTGCCGCAGAATCCGGAGCCCATGCCCGACGTCCCTCAGCCCGCGCCCGCACCGCAGAAGAAGAGTGCGGGCCGAGACCTGGGCGCGGCCATAGGAGTCGGGGTCGGGCTCGGCGTGGTGATCGTCGCGTCGCTGTTCGTCGTCAAGGCCGTGTTCATCGGAGTGATAGCAGTCGCCGTCGTGGTCGGCCTGTGGGAGCTGACCAGTCGGCTGCAGGAGCGCAAGGGGATCAAGGCGCCCCTGGTGCCGCTGGCGCTCGGCGGGGCCGCGATGGTCGTCGCCGGGTACGTCCGGGGTCCCGAGGGCGCCTGGGTCGCCATGGCCCTGACCGCGCTGGCGGTCCTGGTCTGGCGGATGACCGAGCCGCCCGAGGGCTACCTCAAGGACGTCACGGCCGGTGTCTTCGCCGCGTTCTACGTACCCTTCCTGGCCACCTTCGTCGCCCTGATGCTCACGGCGGAGGACGGCGCGTTCCGCGTCATGACGTTCCTGGTCCTGACGGTCGTCAGCGACACGGGCGCGTACGCCGTCGGCTGGCGCTTCGGCAAGACCAAGCTCGCTCCGCGCATCAGCCCCGGCAAGACCCGCGAGGGACTGTTGGGCGCGGTGTCGTTCGCGATGGTCGCGGGTGCGCTGTTGATGCAGTTCCTGATCGACGACGGCACCTGGTGGCAGGGTCTGCTGCTCGGCCTCGCGGTCGCGGCCAGCGCCACACTCGGCGACCTGGGCGAGTCCATGATCAAGCGGGACCTCGGCATCAAGGACATGGGCACGCTGCTCCCCGGCCACGGCGGCATCATGGACCGGCTGGACTCGCTGCTGCCCACGGCGCCCGTCGTGTGGCTGCTGCTGGTGCTGTTCGTGGGATCCGGCTGA
- a CDS encoding SRPBCC family protein → MSDFHESIDVDRSPEDVWAYVIDPSHLSEWQASAVAAEPLDEGPVGVGSRLRITRHVGRRDMPMTMEYTQYDPPRAWGLQGVDGPVRGHFHGEITPLDGGRRARVTMDLAFEGHGIGKVLLPLVVRPQVRKELPLNERLLKQRLEHETA, encoded by the coding sequence ATGTCCGACTTTCATGAATCGATCGACGTCGACCGCAGCCCCGAGGACGTCTGGGCCTACGTCATCGACCCCTCCCACCTGTCGGAATGGCAGGCCAGCGCGGTGGCGGCCGAACCGCTCGACGAAGGCCCCGTCGGCGTCGGCTCCCGGCTGCGGATCACCCGGCACGTGGGGCGTCGGGACATGCCGATGACGATGGAGTACACCCAGTACGACCCACCGCGCGCCTGGGGCCTGCAGGGCGTCGACGGTCCCGTCCGCGGTCACTTCCACGGCGAGATCACCCCGCTCGACGGCGGCCGCCGAGCCCGAGTGACCATGGACCTCGCCTTCGAGGGCCACGGCATCGGCAAGGTCCTGCTGCCCCTCGTCGTCCGGCCCCAGGTCCGCAAGGAGCTGCCGCTGAACGAGCGGCTGCTGAAGCAGCGGCTGGAGCACGAGACGGCGTAG
- a CDS encoding site-specific integrase: protein MAGHIQDRWFKSETDADGKTLRIKTDRHGTGMRYRARYVGPDGTEKSKSFPDGQKRLAEKWLTNIASDMSRGQYIDPRAARVTFKGYAEKWLKAHSADLSSQIVTEQRLRLHAFPVLGTRPLDSFRPEHIRELTSALEANPAVSGAYARNIYGDVRAVLSAAVDDGLLPRNPCSAKSVRPPAAERRRVVPWLPAQVLEVRGALPERYRTMVDVGAGCGLRQGEIVGLAEDALDFEGGILRVVRQVKLIRGKAVFAPPKCGKERDVPLPSSVAEALRAHMDACKSVDVTLPWRKPDGPKVSVRLLFTNTSSGIVWRSNFNIQEWKPALSVAGLIPDAGDDGKYESAREHGMHALRHFYASVLLDAGESIKAVSQYLGHTDPGLTLRVYAHLMPSSQERTGKAIDAMFTARDHR, encoded by the coding sequence ATGGCAGGCCACATCCAAGACCGCTGGTTCAAGAGCGAGACCGACGCCGACGGCAAGACCCTCCGCATCAAGACCGACCGCCACGGCACGGGCATGCGCTACCGGGCCCGGTACGTCGGGCCCGACGGTACCGAGAAGTCCAAGAGCTTCCCCGACGGACAGAAGCGCCTCGCGGAGAAGTGGCTGACCAACATCGCTTCCGACATGTCGCGCGGCCAGTACATAGACCCTCGCGCGGCCAGGGTCACCTTCAAGGGCTACGCCGAGAAGTGGCTCAAGGCTCACAGCGCGGACCTGTCCAGCCAGATCGTCACCGAACAGCGCCTGCGCCTGCACGCGTTCCCCGTCCTCGGCACACGCCCGCTCGACTCCTTCCGTCCCGAGCACATCCGCGAACTCACGAGCGCGTTGGAGGCCAACCCCGCCGTCAGCGGCGCGTACGCGCGCAACATATACGGCGACGTTCGAGCCGTACTCAGCGCGGCCGTGGACGACGGCCTGTTGCCTCGCAACCCGTGCTCCGCGAAGTCCGTCCGCCCGCCGGCCGCTGAACGACGGCGCGTCGTCCCCTGGTTGCCCGCCCAGGTGCTTGAGGTCCGTGGCGCACTCCCCGAGCGGTACCGGACCATGGTGGACGTCGGCGCGGGATGCGGACTCCGTCAGGGCGAGATCGTGGGACTCGCTGAGGACGCGCTCGACTTCGAGGGCGGCATCCTGCGGGTAGTCCGACAGGTAAAGCTCATCCGGGGAAAGGCCGTGTTCGCCCCGCCGAAGTGCGGCAAGGAACGGGACGTGCCTTTGCCGTCGTCAGTGGCTGAGGCCCTGCGTGCCCACATGGACGCCTGCAAGTCGGTCGACGTCACCCTGCCGTGGCGGAAGCCCGACGGGCCGAAAGTCTCGGTCCGACTCCTGTTCACGAACACCTCGAGCGGGATCGTGTGGCGCAGCAACTTCAACATCCAGGAGTGGAAGCCCGCGCTCTCCGTGGCCGGCCTCATCCCGGACGCCGGGGACGACGGCAAGTACGAGTCCGCCCGCGAGCACGGCATGCACGCGCTGAGGCACTTCTACGCGTCCGTGTTGCTGGACGCCGGAGAGAGCATCAAGGCCGTGAGCCAGTACCTGGGACACACGGACCCGGGGCTGACGCTGCGGGTGTACGCCCACCTCATGCCATCCAGCCAAGAGCGGACGGGAAAGGCAATCGACGCAATGTTTACAGCGAGGGATCACCGATAA
- a CDS encoding helix-turn-helix domain-containing protein, which yields MKPHRLPEEIDPRVVLWRGIPDRYLTPDDIAEIFDVPKETVYQWRKKRIGPPGFRIGKHLRYDPADVRAYVDQRKHADTAAA from the coding sequence GTGAAGCCGCACCGCCTGCCCGAAGAGATCGACCCCCGCGTTGTCCTGTGGCGCGGCATCCCGGATCGATACCTCACGCCCGACGACATCGCCGAGATCTTCGACGTGCCGAAAGAGACCGTCTACCAGTGGCGCAAGAAGCGGATCGGCCCGCCCGGCTTCCGCATCGGCAAACACCTCCGCTACGACCCCGCCGACGTACGCGCCTACGTCGACCAGCGCAAGCACGCCGACACCGCCGCCGCCTAA
- a CDS encoding YfjI family protein, with product MTANDVSPDLWEGFDLTAEDIAGPVWDEPVPLKSRPPLPAFPVDALPGWLAGMVRGVAEETQTPADLAGCLALAVLATAAGGRVKVCVRGHWREPVNIYTAVALDPGNRKSAVFDLMVRPLLAAEKALIELSGPVRAEAETTLRLAKTAADKAAGKASDAEPDQRAGLTAEAVELAQAVDEMSVPAVPQLVADDVTPENIGTLLDQQGGRIACLSAEGELFDIIAGRYSGKPNMGMFLKGHAGDMIRVNRQGREAQHIDAPAVTVGLAVQPEVLDALSRIDGADGRGLLARFLYSKPLSLVGRRNLTPDLLDEQVTAAYSRSLSGLTLALADWTDPALLQLTPEADAVLLAFQKVTESRLGPDGSYAPIVKWASKRDGAVARIAGLLHLAAHPEDGWHKPIEAATMAAATELGDYFTAHALDVFDTMSADPAHDAALTVLAQLVTGALTQFTKRELFRALRRADFPAIGDLDPALALLEEHGWIRQIPPPPRTGRGGRPPSPRYETHPRITRSP from the coding sequence ATGACCGCGAACGACGTGAGCCCTGATCTGTGGGAAGGGTTCGACCTGACCGCCGAGGACATCGCCGGACCCGTATGGGACGAGCCGGTACCCCTCAAGTCCCGGCCCCCGCTCCCGGCTTTCCCCGTCGACGCCCTGCCCGGCTGGCTCGCCGGCATGGTGCGCGGGGTGGCCGAGGAGACGCAGACCCCGGCGGACCTCGCCGGGTGCCTCGCCCTCGCCGTCCTTGCCACCGCGGCCGGCGGCCGGGTGAAGGTGTGCGTGCGCGGGCACTGGCGCGAGCCGGTCAACATCTACACCGCCGTCGCCCTGGACCCCGGCAACCGCAAGAGCGCCGTGTTCGACCTCATGGTCCGCCCCCTGCTCGCCGCGGAGAAAGCCCTGATCGAGCTGTCCGGGCCCGTGCGGGCGGAGGCGGAGACGACGCTCCGTCTGGCCAAGACGGCCGCCGACAAGGCCGCCGGCAAAGCCTCGGACGCAGAGCCGGACCAGCGCGCCGGACTGACCGCCGAAGCCGTCGAACTGGCCCAGGCCGTGGACGAGATGAGCGTTCCGGCCGTGCCGCAGCTCGTCGCGGACGACGTGACCCCGGAGAACATCGGGACCCTGCTGGACCAGCAGGGCGGGCGGATCGCCTGCCTGAGCGCCGAGGGCGAGCTGTTCGACATCATCGCCGGCCGCTACAGCGGCAAGCCCAACATGGGCATGTTCCTCAAAGGCCACGCCGGCGACATGATCCGCGTCAACCGCCAGGGCCGCGAAGCCCAGCACATCGACGCCCCCGCCGTCACCGTCGGCCTCGCCGTCCAGCCGGAAGTCCTCGACGCGCTCTCCCGCATCGACGGAGCCGACGGCCGCGGTCTGCTCGCCCGCTTCCTCTACTCCAAGCCCCTCTCCCTGGTCGGGCGTCGCAACCTCACACCCGACCTGCTCGACGAGCAGGTGACCGCCGCCTACAGCAGGAGCCTGAGCGGCCTCACCCTCGCCCTGGCCGACTGGACCGACCCCGCCCTGCTCCAGCTCACCCCCGAGGCCGACGCGGTCCTGCTCGCCTTCCAGAAAGTCACCGAGTCGCGTCTCGGCCCGGACGGAAGCTACGCCCCGATCGTGAAATGGGCCTCCAAGCGCGACGGAGCCGTCGCCCGCATCGCCGGCCTGCTGCACCTGGCCGCCCACCCCGAGGACGGCTGGCACAAGCCGATCGAGGCCGCCACCATGGCCGCCGCGACCGAGCTGGGCGACTACTTCACCGCGCATGCCCTGGACGTGTTCGACACCATGAGCGCCGACCCCGCCCACGACGCCGCCCTCACCGTCCTCGCCCAGCTCGTCACCGGCGCTCTCACGCAGTTCACCAAACGGGAGCTCTTCCGGGCCCTGCGGCGGGCGGACTTCCCCGCCATCGGCGACCTCGACCCCGCCCTGGCCCTGCTCGAAGAGCACGGCTGGATCCGGCAGATCCCCCCGCCGCCGCGCACCGGCCGCGGCGGCCGGCCGCCCTCGCCCCGCTACGAAACCCACCCCCGCATCACCCGCAGCCCCTGA